In Pseudomonas sp. MM213, a genomic segment contains:
- a CDS encoding PAAR domain-containing protein, translating into MAKPAARITDPTSCPMPGHGPKAIASGSPDVFFDGLAAARKDDTCTCGSALTSAVSGTVFINGKNAALVDTVGTHGDVVIGGSGTVIIGDSHTPTPFTAPAPMTIHGNWIGFKIPTAESYEGLPCVAHFEDGSVMQGVFDAKNTVKFSNPTGKTCTAIDYGIENVSDSASILESILSTIQR; encoded by the coding sequence ATGGCAAAGCCAGCCGCACGCATCACCGACCCCACCAGCTGTCCCATGCCTGGGCACGGTCCCAAAGCTATCGCCTCCGGATCCCCCGATGTGTTCTTCGATGGGCTTGCCGCTGCTCGGAAAGATGACACTTGTACTTGCGGCAGCGCTTTAACCTCGGCGGTGTCAGGCACTGTATTTATCAACGGCAAAAATGCTGCACTGGTGGACACGGTTGGTACTCACGGCGATGTCGTTATCGGTGGATCGGGTACGGTGATCATTGGTGACTCCCATACGCCGACACCGTTTACGGCTCCTGCTCCCATGACCATTCATGGCAACTGGATCGGTTTTAAGATTCCGACCGCCGAGAGCTATGAAGGGCTTCCCTGCGTTGCCCACTTCGAAGACGGATCGGTGATGCAAGGCGTGTTTGATGCAAAGAACACAGTCAAATTCTCAAACCCCACAGGCAAGACCTGCACCGCAATCGATTACGGCATCGAAAACGTCTCCGACAGCGCTTCGATCCTCGAATCCATCCTCAGTACAATCCAGAGATAA